One stretch of Thalassophryne amazonica chromosome 17, fThaAma1.1, whole genome shotgun sequence DNA includes these proteins:
- the LOC117530015 gene encoding uncharacterized protein LOC117530015 has translation YMLPLGSIIRRYCLNFHCYADDSQLYLSMKPEDTHQLAKLQDCLTDIKTWMTSNFLLLNSDKTEVIVLGPTNLRNMVSNQILTLDGITLTSSNTVRNLGVIFDQDMSFKAHIKQICRTAFLHLRNISKIRKVLSQSDAEKLIHAFISSRLDYCNSLLSGCPKSSLKSLQLIENAAARVLTGTRRREHISPILASLHWLPVNSRIEFKILLLTYKVLNNQVPSYLRDLVVPYHPNRALRSQTAGLLVVPRVCKSRMGGRAFSFQAPLLWNQLPIQIRETDTLSTFKIRLKTFLFAKAYS, from the coding sequence tacatgcttcccttaggtagtattattagacggtattgcttaaattttcattgttacgcagatgatagccagctttatctatccatgaagccagaggacacacaccaattagctaaactgcaggattgtcttacagacataaagacatggatgacctctaatttcctgcttttaaactcagataaaactgaagttattgtacttggccccacaaatcttagaaacatggtgtctaaccagatccttactctggatggcattaccctgacctctagtaatactgtgagaaatcttggagtcatttttgatcaggatatgtcattcaaagcgcatattaaacaaatatgtaggactgcttttttgcatttacgcaatatctctaaaatcagaaaggtcttgtctcagagtgatgctgaaaaactaattcatgcatttatttcctctaggctggactactgtaattcattattatcaggttgtcctaaaagttccctaaaaagccttcagttaattgaaaatgctgcagctagagtactgacggggactagaaggagagagcatatctcacccatattggcctctcttcattggcttcctgttaattctagaatagaatttaaaattcttcttcttacttataaggttttgaataatcaggtcccatcttatcttagggacctcgtagtaccatatcaccccaatagagcgcttcgctctcagactgcaggcttacttgtagttcctagggtttgtaagagtagaatgggaggcagagccttcagctttcaggctcctctcctgtggaaccagctcccaattcagatcagggagacagacaccctctctacttttaagattaggcttaaaactttcctttttgctaaagcttatagttag